A single Mixta calida DNA region contains:
- the lspA gene encoding signal peptidase II, with amino-acid sequence MRKSLSATGLRWLWLVLVVIAVDFASKQWVLDNLALHETMPVMPFFNLFHAHNYGAAFSFLADKGGWQRWFFAGIAIAIVVALLVMMYRTAASQKLNNIAYALIIGGALGNLFDRAWHGFVVDFIDFYIGGWHFATFNIADCGICVGAALIVLEGFFTPSGKQAKQKGKA; translated from the coding sequence ATGCGTAAATCACTTTCTGCAACCGGACTGCGCTGGCTCTGGCTGGTGCTGGTGGTTATCGCCGTCGATTTCGCCAGTAAGCAATGGGTATTGGATAACCTTGCGCTGCACGAAACGATGCCGGTAATGCCGTTTTTTAATCTGTTTCATGCTCATAACTACGGGGCGGCGTTTAGCTTCCTCGCGGATAAGGGCGGCTGGCAACGTTGGTTCTTCGCCGGCATCGCTATCGCTATCGTTGTGGCGCTGCTGGTGATGATGTATCGCACAGCGGCCAGCCAGAAACTTAACAATATCGCCTACGCGCTGATTATCGGCGGCGCGCTGGGCAACCTGTTTGATCGCGCCTGGCACGGCTTTGTCGTCGATTTCATCGACTTCTATATTGGCGGGTGGCATTTCGCCACCTTCAATATTGCCGACTGCGGCATCTGCGTCGGCGCCGCGCTGATCGTGCTGGAGGGCTTTTTTACCCCTTCCGGCAAACAGGCGAAGCAAAAGGGCAAGGCATGA
- the fkpB gene encoding FKBP-type peptidyl-prolyl cis-trans isomerase — protein MTDSVQRDSAVLLHFTLKLEDGSTAESTRANGKPALFRLGDGSLSDALETALLGLRVGEKKAFTLEPEAAFGSVSPDLIQYFSRRDFIQTGEPEVGAIMLFTGMDGSEMPGVIREIAGDSITVDFNHPLAGRTVHFDVEVLEIDPALESDA, from the coding sequence ATGACCGACTCTGTACAGCGCGATAGCGCGGTGCTGCTGCACTTCACGTTAAAGCTGGAAGATGGTTCGACGGCGGAATCGACGCGCGCCAACGGCAAACCGGCGCTGTTTCGCCTTGGCGACGGCAGCCTCTCTGACGCGCTGGAAACGGCGCTGCTCGGACTGCGCGTCGGCGAGAAAAAAGCGTTTACGCTGGAGCCGGAAGCGGCGTTCGGCAGCGTCAGCCCCGATCTGATTCAGTACTTCTCACGACGCGATTTTATTCAGACGGGCGAGCCGGAAGTCGGCGCCATCATGCTGTTTACCGGTATGGACGGCAGTGAAATGCCGGGCGTTATCCGCGAAATCGCGGGTGACTCGATTACCGTTGACTTTAACCATCCGTTAGCCGGTCGCACCGTTCACTTCGATGTCGAGGTGCTGGAGATCGACCCGGCGCTGGAGAGTGACGCATGA
- the ileS gene encoding isoleucine--tRNA ligase, which produces MSDYKSTLNLPETGFPMRGDLAKREPGMLQRWYDDNLYGIIREAKKGKKTFILHDGPPYANGSIHIGHSVNKILKDIIIKSKGLSGFDSPYVPGWDCHGLPIEHKVEQMIGKPGEKVSAAEFREACRKYAAEQVAGQKTDFIRLGVLGDWEHPYLTMNFQTEANIIRALAKIIGNGHLHKGAKPVHWCLDCRSALAEAEVEYYDKTSPSIDVMFNATDAAAVAAKFGASSVQGPISLVIWTTTPWTMPANRAISLHPEFEYQLVQIEGRALILAKDLVESVMKRAGVSEWTVLGSTTGATLELMRFQHPFLAFDVPVVLGEHVTLDAGTGAVHTAPGHGPDDYVIGQKYGLETANPVGPDGCYLPGTYPELDGVNVFKANDMIVELLRSKAALLHVEKLHHSYPHCWRHKTPIIFRATPQWFVSMDQKGLRAQSLKEIKGVQWIPDWGQARIESMVENRPDWCISRQRTWGVPMALFVHNETEQLHPDTLTLMEKVAKRVEQDGIQAWWDLDPRDLMGDDADHYRKVPDTLDVWFDSGSTHASVVDVRPEFHGHSADIYLEGSDQHRGWFMSSLMISTAMKGKAPYRQVLTHGFTVDGQGRKMSKSLGNTVSPQDVMNKLGADILRLWVASTDYSGEMAVSDEILKRSADAYRRIRNTARFLLANLNGFNPETDLVKPEEMVVLDRWAVGRAQAAQADIINSYENYDFHEVVQRLMQFCSVEMGSFYLDIIKDRQYTAKSDSVARRSCQSALWYIAEALVRWMAPIMSFTADEIWSYLPGKRAQYVFTEEWYDGLFGLADNESLNDSYWAELLKVRGEVNKVIEQARGDKRIGGSLEATVTLYADAALAEKLTALGNELRFVLLTSGAQVADYALAPEEAQQSETLKGLKIALHKAEGEKCPRCWHYTTDIGLDAAHPDICGRCVTNVAGNGEERKFA; this is translated from the coding sequence ATGAGTGACTATAAATCTACCCTGAATTTGCCGGAAACGGGGTTCCCGATGCGTGGCGATCTCGCCAAACGCGAACCGGGTATGCTGCAACGCTGGTATGATGACAATCTGTACGGCATCATCCGCGAAGCCAAAAAAGGGAAAAAAACCTTTATTCTGCACGATGGCCCTCCCTATGCGAACGGCAGCATTCACATTGGTCACTCAGTCAATAAGATTCTGAAAGACATTATTATCAAATCCAAAGGTCTGTCGGGCTTCGACTCGCCGTACGTGCCGGGCTGGGACTGTCACGGTCTGCCGATCGAACATAAGGTCGAGCAAATGATCGGCAAGCCGGGCGAGAAAGTCAGCGCCGCCGAATTCCGCGAAGCCTGCCGTAAATATGCGGCTGAGCAGGTCGCCGGCCAGAAAACCGACTTTATACGTCTTGGCGTGCTGGGCGACTGGGAACATCCTTATCTCACGATGAACTTCCAGACGGAAGCCAACATCATCCGTGCGCTGGCGAAAATCATCGGCAACGGCCACCTGCATAAAGGCGCGAAGCCGGTGCACTGGTGTCTCGACTGCCGTTCCGCGCTGGCGGAAGCGGAAGTGGAATACTATGACAAAACGTCGCCGTCTATCGACGTGATGTTCAACGCCACCGACGCCGCCGCGGTCGCCGCGAAATTCGGCGCGAGCAGCGTACAAGGCCCGATTTCGCTGGTGATCTGGACCACCACGCCGTGGACCATGCCGGCCAACCGCGCCATCTCGCTGCACCCAGAGTTCGAATATCAGCTGGTGCAGATCGAAGGCCGCGCGCTGATCCTGGCGAAAGACCTGGTGGAAAGCGTGATGAAGCGCGCTGGCGTCAGCGAATGGACGGTATTAGGCAGCACGACCGGCGCGACGCTGGAGCTGATGCGTTTCCAGCACCCGTTCCTCGCTTTTGACGTGCCGGTCGTACTGGGCGAACACGTCACGCTGGATGCCGGTACCGGCGCGGTGCATACGGCGCCGGGCCACGGCCCGGATGACTATGTGATCGGTCAGAAATATGGTCTGGAAACCGCTAATCCGGTAGGGCCGGACGGCTGCTATCTGCCAGGCACCTACCCTGAACTGGACGGCGTGAACGTTTTCAAAGCCAACGATATGATCGTCGAGCTGCTGCGCAGCAAAGCGGCGCTGCTGCACGTTGAAAAGCTGCATCACAGCTATCCGCACTGCTGGCGGCATAAAACGCCGATCATCTTCCGCGCGACGCCGCAATGGTTCGTCAGCATGGATCAGAAAGGGCTGCGCGCGCAGTCGTTGAAAGAGATCAAAGGCGTGCAGTGGATCCCGGACTGGGGTCAGGCGCGCATCGAATCGATGGTGGAAAACCGTCCTGACTGGTGTATCTCTCGCCAGCGCACCTGGGGCGTGCCGATGGCGCTGTTCGTGCATAACGAAACCGAACAGCTCCACCCGGATACCCTGACGCTGATGGAAAAAGTGGCGAAGCGCGTTGAGCAGGACGGCATTCAGGCGTGGTGGGATCTCGATCCGCGCGATCTGATGGGCGACGATGCCGATCATTATCGCAAGGTGCCGGATACGCTGGACGTCTGGTTCGACTCTGGATCGACGCACGCGTCGGTGGTCGACGTGCGCCCGGAATTCCACGGCCACAGCGCCGATATCTATCTGGAAGGTTCGGATCAGCACCGCGGCTGGTTCATGTCCTCACTGATGATTTCCACGGCGATGAAAGGCAAAGCGCCTTACCGTCAGGTGCTGACGCACGGCTTCACCGTCGACGGCCAGGGCCGCAAGATGTCCAAATCGTTGGGCAACACCGTCAGCCCGCAGGATGTGATGAACAAGCTGGGCGCGGATATTCTGCGTCTGTGGGTCGCCTCGACCGACTACTCCGGCGAAATGGCCGTATCGGACGAGATCCTGAAGCGCTCTGCCGACGCCTACCGTCGTATCCGCAACACCGCGCGTTTCCTGTTGGCCAACCTGAACGGCTTTAACCCGGAAACCGATCTGGTGAAGCCGGAAGAGATGGTGGTGCTGGATCGCTGGGCCGTGGGCCGCGCGCAGGCGGCGCAGGCGGACATCATCAACTCTTACGAAAACTATGATTTCCATGAAGTGGTGCAGCGCCTGATGCAGTTCTGCTCGGTGGAGATGGGGTCGTTCTACCTCGACATCATCAAAGACCGTCAGTACACCGCGAAAAGCGACAGCGTGGCGCGTCGCAGCTGCCAGAGCGCGCTCTGGTATATCGCCGAGGCGCTGGTGCGCTGGATGGCGCCGATCATGTCCTTTACCGCCGACGAAATCTGGAGCTACCTGCCGGGCAAACGCGCGCAGTATGTCTTCACCGAAGAGTGGTACGACGGCCTGTTCGGTCTGGCGGACAATGAGTCGCTGAACGACAGCTACTGGGCTGAGCTGCTGAAAGTGCGCGGCGAAGTCAACAAGGTGATCGAGCAGGCGCGCGGCGACAAGCGCATCGGCGGCTCGCTGGAAGCGACGGTCACGCTGTATGCCGACGCCGCGCTGGCCGAAAAGCTGACCGCGCTGGGCAACGAGCTGCGCTTCGTGCTGCTGACTTCCGGCGCGCAGGTGGCGGACTACGCGCTGGCGCCTGAAGAAGCGCAGCAGAGCGAGACGTTAAAAGGTCTGAAAATTGCGCTGCATAAAGCGGAAGGGGAGAAATGCCCGCGCTGCTGGCATTACACTACCGATATTGGCCTGGACGCCGCGCACCCGGATATTTGCGGACGCTGCGTCACTAACGTCGCCGGTAATGGCGAAGAGCGTAAGTTTGCCTGA
- the ribF gene encoding bifunctional riboflavin kinase/FAD synthetase yields MKFIRGIHNLRTQHRGCVLTIGNFDGVHRGHQALLARLREEGQRRGLPVMVMLFEPQPLELFAADKAPARLTRLRDKLKYLAQEGVDAVLCVRFDRRFAAVSAQSFVNDLLVDKLGVQFLAVGDDFRFGAGREGDFLLLQKAGAEYGFDVISTQTFSEGGRRISSTAIRQALAEDNLTLAEALLGHPFALSGRVVHGDALGRTIGFPTANILLRRIVSPVKGVYAVEVHGLSEHPLPGVANIGTRPTVAGLRQQLEVHLLDTAMNMYGRHIDVVLRQKIRNEQRFPSLDALKEQIAKDVVTARAFFGLKTPV; encoded by the coding sequence ATGAAGTTTATACGCGGCATTCACAATCTTCGGACGCAGCATCGCGGCTGTGTGCTGACTATCGGCAATTTCGATGGCGTGCATCGTGGCCATCAGGCGCTGCTGGCTCGCCTGCGCGAAGAGGGACAGCGTCGCGGCCTGCCCGTGATGGTTATGCTGTTCGAGCCGCAGCCGCTTGAGCTGTTCGCAGCCGATAAAGCGCCGGCGCGCCTGACGCGTCTGCGTGATAAACTGAAATACTTGGCGCAGGAGGGCGTCGACGCCGTGCTGTGCGTACGCTTCGACCGCCGTTTCGCCGCGGTTAGCGCGCAAAGCTTCGTGAACGATCTGCTGGTCGATAAGCTGGGCGTACAGTTTCTCGCCGTTGGTGATGATTTCCGTTTCGGCGCTGGTCGCGAAGGGGATTTCCTGTTATTACAGAAGGCGGGCGCGGAGTATGGCTTTGACGTCATCAGCACCCAAACCTTCAGTGAAGGCGGCAGACGCATCAGCAGCACGGCGATTCGCCAGGCGCTGGCGGAAGATAATCTGACGCTGGCCGAGGCGCTTCTGGGGCACCCGTTCGCCCTGTCGGGCCGTGTTGTGCATGGCGATGCCCTGGGCCGCACCATCGGTTTCCCTACGGCGAATATTCTGCTGCGGCGCATTGTTTCGCCGGTAAAGGGCGTTTATGCCGTAGAAGTCCACGGCTTAAGCGAACATCCCCTGCCTGGCGTGGCGAACATCGGAACGCGGCCAACGGTCGCCGGCCTGCGTCAGCAGCTGGAGGTGCATCTGCTGGATACGGCGATGAATATGTACGGACGCCATATCGACGTGGTGCTGCGCCAAAAAATACGTAACGAGCAGCGTTTTCCATCCCTGGATGCGCTTAAAGAGCAAATTGCTAAAGATGTGGTGACGGCCCGCGCATTCTTCGGGCTTAAAACACCGGTGTAA
- the rpsT gene encoding 30S ribosomal protein S20, producing MANIKSAKKRAVTSEKRRKHNASRRSMMRTFIKKVYAAVEAGDKEAAQKAFNEMQPIVDRQAAKGLIHKNKAARHKANLTAQINKLA from the coding sequence TTGGCTAATATCAAATCAGCTAAGAAACGCGCCGTAACATCTGAGAAACGTCGCAAGCATAACGCAAGCCGTCGTTCCATGATGCGTACTTTCATCAAGAAAGTATACGCAGCAGTTGAAGCTGGCGACAAAGAAGCTGCACAGAAAGCATTTAACGAAATGCAACCGATCGTGGACCGTCAGGCTGCTAAAGGTCTGATCCACAAGAACAAAGCTGCACGTCATAAAGCAAACCTGACTGCACAGATCAACAAACTGGCTTAA
- the ispH gene encoding 4-hydroxy-3-methylbut-2-enyl diphosphate reductase yields MKILLANPRGFCAGVDRAISIVERALEMYGAPIYVRHEVVHNRYVVNSLRERGAIFIEEIAEVPDGAILIFSAHGVSQAVRAEAKARQLTMLFDATCPLVTKVHMEVARASRKGTEAILIGHAGHPEVEGTMGQYSNPAGGMYLVESPEDVFTLQVKNENNLCFMTQTTLSVDDTSAVIDALRQRFPQIVGPRKDDICYATTNRQEAVRSLAAEADVVLVVGSKNSSNSNRLAELAQRAGKRAQLIDSAEDIQESWLDGIDCVGVTAGASAPDILVQEVIQRLRQFGGQEVIELSGREENIVFEVPKELRLEARQVD; encoded by the coding sequence ATGAAAATCCTGTTAGCGAATCCGCGCGGCTTTTGCGCCGGCGTCGATCGCGCCATCAGTATCGTAGAACGCGCGCTGGAGATGTACGGCGCGCCAATCTACGTGCGTCATGAGGTGGTGCATAACCGCTACGTGGTGAACAGCCTGCGCGAACGCGGCGCCATTTTTATCGAGGAGATCGCAGAGGTGCCGGACGGTGCCATTCTGATCTTCTCGGCGCACGGCGTGTCACAGGCGGTGCGCGCGGAAGCGAAAGCGCGCCAGCTGACGATGCTGTTCGACGCCACCTGTCCGCTGGTGACTAAAGTGCATATGGAAGTAGCGCGCGCCAGTCGCAAGGGCACCGAAGCGATCCTGATTGGTCACGCTGGCCACCCGGAAGTGGAAGGCACCATGGGGCAGTACAGCAATCCGGCGGGCGGCATGTATCTGGTGGAATCGCCGGAAGATGTCTTTACGCTGCAGGTGAAGAATGAAAACAACCTGTGCTTTATGACGCAAACCACGCTGTCGGTTGATGATACATCAGCCGTTATTGATGCGCTGCGCCAGCGTTTCCCGCAGATAGTCGGGCCGCGTAAGGATGATATCTGTTATGCCACGACTAATCGCCAGGAAGCGGTGCGTAGCCTGGCCGCAGAGGCAGATGTGGTATTAGTGGTGGGGTCGAAAAACTCCTCTAACTCTAACCGCCTGGCTGAGCTGGCGCAGCGCGCCGGCAAGCGCGCGCAGCTGATCGATTCCGCAGAGGATATTCAGGAAAGCTGGCTGGACGGCATTGATTGCGTCGGGGTTACCGCAGGCGCCTCCGCGCCCGATATCCTGGTGCAGGAAGTGATCCAGCGGCTGCGGCAGTTTGGCGGCCAGGAGGTGATCGAGCTAAGCGGCCGTGAAGAAAACATCGTTTTCGAAGTGCCGAAAGAGCTGCGTCTCGAAGCGCGCCAGGTCGATTAA
- the dapB gene encoding 4-hydroxy-tetrahydrodipicolinate reductase, with protein MTQTQCRIAIVGAPGRMGRQLIQAIQQAEGVSLGAALARKGSSLVGSDAGELAGIGALGVPVSDSLDAVVNDFDILIDFTRPEATLAYLDFCRQHKKNMVIGTTGFDEAGKAAIQQAAQEIGIVFAANFSVGVNLMLKLLEKTAKVMGDYADIEIIEAHHRHKVDAPSGTALAMGEAIADAMNWDLKQHAVYAREGHTGERAEKTIGFATVRAGDIVGEHTAMFADIGERIEITHKASSRMTFAKGAVRAAIWVNSSKSGLYDMRDVLELEDI; from the coding sequence ATGACACAAACACAATGCCGTATAGCGATTGTTGGCGCCCCTGGACGCATGGGCCGACAGTTAATCCAGGCCATTCAGCAGGCTGAGGGCGTTTCACTCGGCGCCGCGCTGGCGCGTAAAGGCTCCTCACTGGTTGGCAGCGACGCGGGCGAGCTGGCGGGCATCGGCGCGCTGGGCGTACCGGTTAGCGACAGTCTGGATGCGGTGGTTAATGATTTCGATATCCTGATCGATTTCACCCGCCCGGAAGCGACGCTGGCGTATCTGGATTTCTGCCGTCAGCATAAAAAGAACATGGTTATCGGCACCACCGGTTTTGATGAGGCGGGAAAGGCGGCGATCCAGCAGGCCGCGCAGGAGATTGGCATTGTGTTCGCCGCGAACTTCAGCGTCGGAGTCAACCTGATGCTGAAGCTGCTGGAGAAGACGGCGAAAGTGATGGGCGACTATGCCGACATCGAAATTATCGAAGCGCATCACCGGCATAAAGTCGATGCGCCATCCGGCACCGCACTGGCGATGGGCGAAGCCATTGCGGATGCTATGAACTGGGATTTAAAGCAGCATGCGGTCTATGCCCGTGAGGGGCATACCGGCGAGCGTGCGGAAAAAACCATCGGTTTCGCCACCGTGCGTGCAGGCGATATCGTGGGAGAGCATACCGCGATGTTTGCGGATATCGGCGAGCGCATAGAGATTACCCATAAGGCTTCCAGCCGTATGACGTTTGCAAAAGGAGCAGTACGCGCCGCGATATGGGTAAATAGCTCAAAATCGGGGCTTTATGATATGAGAGATGTGCTTGAACTGGAAGATATCTAA